From Methanobacterium congolense, one genomic window encodes:
- a CDS encoding NAD(P)/FAD-dependent oxidoreductase translates to MKCDVLIIGAGPAGLFAAGELAGDLKVVVADRGRAMEGRICMALQNGRCRRCSPCNINTGLGGAGGLSDGKLNLRPDIGGNLEEFVSLDKAWSIVHQVDDLFLKHGATEKLYAPNETEVSGVLRESAASGIKFIPIIQRHMGSDKTPAIINSIKQELESKGVKFLLQTEVTELVVDDGEVKGARLRNAEGNFEVECSYILAAPGRIGSAWLAGEMKKLQIPIKHNPVDVGVRVEVPQIVMDHVTSINWDPKFHINTKTYDDFVRTFCTCNKGFVVEEVYNNFTGVNGHSMQEKTSENTNFAFLVRVELTEPVEDTSAYASSIASITTTLGGGKPLIQRLGDLRAGRRSTWKRIERSNVLPTLKSVTPGDVAMALPHRLVVDILEGLEALDKVIPGVASDSTLIYAPEIKLYAMRVEVNKKLQTSVKGLYVAGDGAGVSRGIVGAAATGIIAARTLLGENKT, encoded by the coding sequence ATGAAGTGTGATGTTCTGATAATTGGTGCAGGTCCTGCAGGCCTCTTTGCAGCAGGGGAACTGGCAGGGGATCTTAAGGTCGTGGTTGCTGACAGGGGAAGGGCTATGGAAGGGAGGATCTGCATGGCACTTCAAAACGGCAGGTGCAGACGATGCTCACCATGCAACATAAACACTGGACTTGGAGGCGCAGGAGGACTTTCAGACGGCAAACTCAACCTCAGACCCGACATAGGGGGCAACCTCGAGGAATTCGTAAGCCTTGACAAGGCATGGAGCATCGTACACCAAGTTGATGACCTCTTCCTGAAACATGGGGCCACAGAGAAACTCTACGCACCCAATGAAACTGAAGTATCAGGGGTTTTAAGGGAATCAGCAGCATCAGGAATAAAATTCATACCAATAATCCAGAGACACATGGGATCCGACAAAACACCCGCCATAATAAACTCCATAAAACAGGAACTTGAATCTAAAGGTGTTAAATTCCTGCTTCAAACAGAGGTCACAGAGCTCGTAGTTGATGATGGAGAGGTGAAGGGGGCCAGACTCAGAAATGCAGAAGGTAACTTTGAAGTGGAATGCAGTTACATCCTGGCTGCGCCAGGCAGGATAGGTTCAGCTTGGCTTGCTGGAGAGATGAAAAAGCTTCAAATTCCTATAAAACACAACCCTGTGGATGTTGGAGTCAGGGTTGAGGTTCCCCAGATTGTGATGGACCACGTAACCAGTATAAACTGGGATCCCAAGTTCCACATAAACACCAAAACCTACGATGACTTCGTCCGAACCTTCTGCACCTGCAACAAAGGTTTTGTTGTTGAAGAGGTTTATAACAACTTCACAGGAGTTAACGGCCACTCAATGCAGGAAAAAACATCTGAAAACACCAACTTCGCATTCCTTGTGAGAGTGGAACTCACAGAACCTGTTGAGGACACATCAGCCTATGCATCATCCATTGCAAGCATAACAACAACCCTCGGTGGTGGAAAACCACTGATACAGAGGCTTGGTGATCTGAGGGCAGGTAGAAGGTCAACCTGGAAGCGAATAGAACGTAGCAACGTGCTTCCAACCCTTAAAAGCGTGACACCTGGGGATGTGGCAATGGCACTGCCCCACAGACTTGTTGTGGACATACTTGAGGGACTTGAAGCCCTTGATAAGGTGATACCTGGAGTTGCATCTGATTCAACCCTGATCTACGCCCCAGAGATAAAACTCTACGCAATGAGGGTTGAGGTGAACAAAAAACTCCAAACAAGTGTGAAAGGACTCTACGTTGCTGGGGACGGGGCTGGAGTTTCCAGGGGAATTGTTGGGGCTGCAGCAACTGGGATAATTGCAGCAAGAACACTTTTGGGTGAAAATAAGACTTAA
- a CDS encoding redox-regulated ATPase YchF, with protein MLQIAVTGKPNVGKSSFFNSATLSEAEVAGYPFTTIDANKAVGHVVSTCPCTQLELTCSPRNSKCVEGKRLIPVELVDVAGLVPGAHEGRGLGNKFLDDMMQAKVLLHIIDASGSTDEEGRPCEAGSHDPLEDINFLQHEIVMWLMSILKKNWNRMVRKVMSEHLDFAKVIAEQFSGIGMALEDVIEAKRIITKDYDKWEDEDIITFLEDLLQRSKPTIIVANKADTPTAAENIKRLQEKYENVIPASAESELALVRAAEAGLISYVSGDSDFDVLDPEKLSSQQLKALEYIREHVLQKYGSTGVQEALNMAVFKVLDMIVVYPVEDEHKYCDQKGNVLPDAILIKKGSKPRDLAYVIHTDIGESFMHAIDAKKGMRVSGDYELEEGDIISIVCR; from the coding sequence ATGCTTCAAATCGCTGTAACAGGAAAACCTAACGTTGGAAAATCATCATTCTTTAATTCCGCAACCCTCTCAGAGGCAGAGGTTGCAGGCTACCCATTCACAACCATAGACGCAAACAAGGCAGTTGGCCATGTTGTAAGCACCTGCCCATGCACCCAACTTGAGCTGACATGCAGCCCAAGAAACTCCAAGTGCGTTGAGGGCAAAAGACTCATACCGGTTGAGCTTGTGGACGTTGCAGGTCTCGTACCAGGTGCACATGAAGGCAGAGGTCTTGGAAACAAATTTTTAGACGACATGATGCAGGCAAAGGTTCTACTGCATATCATAGATGCCTCAGGCTCTACCGATGAGGAGGGAAGGCCATGCGAAGCCGGATCCCACGATCCACTCGAGGACATCAACTTCCTCCAGCACGAAATAGTGATGTGGCTCATGAGCATACTCAAGAAGAACTGGAACCGCATGGTACGAAAGGTCATGTCAGAACACCTTGACTTTGCAAAGGTCATAGCTGAACAATTCAGTGGTATAGGCATGGCCCTTGAAGATGTTATAGAAGCAAAAAGGATCATAACAAAGGATTACGACAAATGGGAAGATGAAGACATCATAACCTTCCTGGAGGATCTTCTCCAACGCTCAAAACCCACAATAATCGTTGCAAACAAGGCAGATACACCAACAGCAGCGGAAAATATCAAGAGACTTCAGGAAAAGTATGAGAACGTTATCCCTGCATCTGCAGAGTCTGAACTGGCACTTGTCCGTGCAGCTGAGGCAGGGCTCATAAGTTACGTTTCAGGAGATTCTGACTTCGATGTTCTGGACCCTGAGAAACTGAGCTCTCAGCAGCTGAAGGCCCTTGAGTACATAAGGGAACATGTTCTCCAGAAGTACGGAAGCACCGGAGTCCAGGAAGCTCTTAACATGGCTGTTTTCAAGGTTCTGGACATGATAGTTGTTTATCCTGTTGAGGATGAGCACAAGTACTGCGACCAGAAGGGCAACGTGCTTCCAGATGCTATACTCATAAAAAAAGGTTCAAAACCAAGGGATCTTGCCTACGTGATACACACCGATATCGGTGAGAGCTTCATGCATGCAATAGATGCTAAAAAGGGCATGAGGGTTTCAGGCGACTACGAACTTGAGGAAGGGGATATCATCAGTATTGTTTGCAGGTGA
- the cbiE gene encoding precorrin-6y C5,15-methyltransferase (decarboxylating) subunit CbiE: MLIPIPWLIISKGCEIIRNMSKLYVVGTGPGSREYLTLKAIETVKSVDVIVGSTRALELFPEAAGERIELGARNVQEVLTQAIMEAASKDTAVLSTGDPGFSGTLKPLLRLREDLGVEVEVEVVPGVGSVQMCSARLLIPWDDADIVTMHGKGNSEDILKLIGNGRPTIILPNRGVGELADFLMDSGVESERRIVVCEKMSYPDERVVETSLGEVLDMEFGYMCVVVVY; encoded by the coding sequence TTGTTAATACCTATTCCATGGTTAATTATAAGTAAAGGATGTGAGATAATCAGAAACATGTCAAAGCTCTACGTTGTGGGAACTGGGCCAGGATCAAGGGAATATCTGACACTTAAAGCTATTGAAACTGTGAAATCAGTGGATGTTATCGTTGGAAGCACCAGGGCACTGGAACTTTTCCCTGAAGCCGCTGGTGAGAGGATTGAACTTGGGGCGCGCAACGTTCAGGAAGTTTTAACCCAAGCAATCATGGAAGCTGCGTCTAAGGACACGGCAGTGCTTTCAACAGGGGATCCTGGATTTTCAGGCACGCTCAAACCCCTCCTGAGACTCAGGGAGGACCTCGGGGTGGAAGTTGAGGTTGAGGTGGTTCCTGGTGTGGGTTCGGTTCAGATGTGTTCTGCAAGGCTTTTGATACCCTGGGACGATGCAGACATCGTTACAATGCATGGAAAGGGAAACTCAGAGGATATTCTGAAACTTATAGGCAATGGAAGACCAACTATAATCCTCCCGAACCGTGGTGTGGGGGAACTTGCGGATTTCCTCATGGATTCGGGTGTTGAATCCGAAAGAAGGATTGTAGTCTGCGAGAAGATGAGTTACCCTGATGAGAGGGTTGTTGAAACCAGTTTGGGTGAAGTTCTGGATATGGAGTTTGGTTACATGTGCGTTGTGGTTGTCTACTGA
- a CDS encoding Ig-like domain-containing protein — MFVVLMTGSVSAANTTCVVSVSSWGNASNNYNAEPVISADGRYVVFSSEATNLVPEDGNGCDDIFVRDMLLGVTTLISHPNGGESNGNSYAPSISGDGRYVAFVSSATNLVSGDGNGCDDVFVFDRTSDSMKRISLAVNGTEANSYSDTPSVNGDGRFIAFVSDASNLVTDDGNGCSDIFLYDQTLNKLLRISTASNGTESDGMSYEPSISGDGRYVAFTSYADNLVSDDTNWRKDVFVFDRISGSLERVSVSSTGQEAVTDSDHPSISADGRYVVFTSGYIRPRVALAAARFSHSYVDSLVPGDVNGFTDVFVRDRLLNTTQIVTMSWNGTGTDADSFGPSVNADGTKIAFGSWADNVVVDDNNGLPDIFLTSISAPLNVTGNLQPVIVRSGDKVTVTANVNNPAVSVTALILQKTYNLTQSSNGAWTLQYTVPGVSSGVYSVILTVLDSYGNTGTVDLNFTVDNTANCEGQCNTCYT; from the coding sequence TTGTTTGTTGTTTTGATGACGGGTTCTGTATCTGCAGCGAACACTACCTGTGTTGTAAGTGTTTCTTCTTGGGGTAATGCTTCTAATAATTATAATGCTGAGCCTGTTATCAGTGCTGATGGTCGTTACGTGGTTTTCAGTTCTGAAGCAACGAATCTGGTCCCTGAGGATGGTAATGGTTGTGATGATATCTTTGTCCGTGACATGCTACTTGGAGTTACAACCCTCATAAGTCACCCCAATGGTGGTGAATCCAATGGTAACAGTTATGCTCCCTCCATCAGCGGTGATGGTCGTTACGTTGCTTTTGTTTCCAGTGCCACTAATCTAGTGTCTGGTGATGGTAATGGTTGTGATGATGTTTTCGTCTTCGACAGAACGTCAGATTCCATGAAAAGGATCAGCTTGGCTGTAAATGGTACTGAGGCGAATTCATATAGTGATACTCCTTCAGTAAATGGTGATGGTAGGTTCATTGCCTTTGTATCCGATGCCAGCAACCTGGTAACTGATGATGGTAACGGTTGTTCTGATATATTCCTCTACGACCAGACCTTGAATAAACTTTTAAGGATAAGTACAGCTTCAAATGGCACAGAATCTGATGGAATGAGTTATGAACCGTCCATCAGTGGTGATGGTCGTTACGTGGCCTTCACATCCTATGCTGATAATCTTGTCAGCGATGACACTAACTGGAGGAAGGATGTCTTTGTTTTTGACAGAATTTCAGGTTCACTTGAACGCGTCAGTGTTTCAAGTACTGGACAGGAGGCAGTGACAGATAGTGATCATCCTTCCATCAGTGCAGACGGCAGATACGTTGTTTTCACATCGGGCTACATCCGACCGCGTGTTGCATTGGCTGCAGCACGCTTCAGCCACAGTTATGTGGATAGTCTGGTTCCGGGCGATGTTAACGGTTTTACCGATGTTTTTGTTAGGGACAGGTTGCTCAACACAACACAGATTGTAACCATGTCCTGGAACGGTACAGGAACTGATGCAGATAGTTTTGGCCCTTCTGTGAATGCTGACGGTACGAAGATAGCCTTTGGGTCATGGGCTGACAACGTTGTGGTGGATGATAACAATGGATTGCCTGATATATTCCTAACTTCGATCAGTGCACCCTTAAATGTGACAGGGAATTTGCAGCCTGTCATTGTAAGGTCCGGTGATAAGGTAACTGTCACTGCAAATGTCAATAATCCTGCAGTCAGTGTAACAGCTTTGATACTCCAAAAAACTTACAATCTCACCCAATCATCAAATGGTGCGTGGACATTGCAGTACACGGTACCTGGGGTTTCTAGTGGTGTTTACAGCGTTATTTTAACGGTGCTGGATTCATATGGTAACACTGGCACTGTTGATTTAAACTTCACTGTGGATAACACGGCCAACTGTGAAGGGCAGTGTAACACCTGTTACACTTAG
- a CDS encoding Ig-like domain-containing protein — MTVKASSDSDTQSVTALILGKTYTLKKQADGTWTIPYTVSSGNGKYNVLLKAVDALGNTGSTTLTFTVNNPVVNPNHGTASTSTLPASSSTKTSLFPVSGSTIKSSSSSGTHGHTTGVSTVKGGSQSTVAGKVVFPVFGGGLSAISSSSSGLLDGFLSYAGNSWACNVKGSVYGGSAAFLENPFNPFFYQFYTWDKLIQAGQKAWTTGNVWDFFNYDFFHIYGYSNLDHTWGGENIKQVIKFFTGVDENGDLSVGSFLLLLVSVIPIGRLGTLAGKLLTKSSVLMKYWRKIQEPVTGLLRKLGIFTKDPVEAFLGVSSKLSSLLDPSLGLIPACLELVAGISGKEVLRKIIESSVYKRLFGYDTVKSVTTIFNPNSWNPNNIKKAWNETIESVVSNAKWLGSTVKDIGKKLIVEGKKLIPNAVKVATKKVVNKVKNTVNTVKKIVKNTAKTVKNTAVKIVKTAKKAVKTVKKVVKKTVKTVKKAAKKVVRTVKKVVKKTVRVVKKVAKKVVKTVKNTVKKAVNAVKNVGKTVGKILKWW, encoded by the coding sequence TTGACTGTTAAGGCTTCTTCTGATTCTGATACTCAGAGCGTTACTGCCCTTATTTTGGGTAAAACCTACACACTCAAGAAACAGGCAGATGGAACCTGGACAATACCGTACACGGTTTCCAGTGGAAACGGTAAGTATAACGTACTTCTGAAGGCTGTTGATGCTTTGGGAAATACAGGCAGCACAACCCTGACTTTCACTGTGAACAACCCTGTGGTTAATCCCAATCATGGAACCGCTTCCACATCAACTTTACCAGCATCAAGTTCTACAAAGACATCACTATTTCCTGTATCTGGTTCCACCATAAAATCTTCATCATCTTCTGGAACACATGGCCACACCACAGGTGTTTCAACTGTTAAAGGCGGTTCTCAGAGTACTGTGGCTGGCAAGGTGGTTTTTCCTGTCTTTGGTGGGGGTTTGTCTGCTATATCTTCATCGTCTTCTGGTTTGTTGGATGGGTTTTTGAGTTATGCGGGTAATTCTTGGGCTTGTAATGTGAAGGGTTCTGTTTATGGTGGTTCTGCTGCGTTTTTGGAGAATCCTTTTAATCCATTTTTTTATCAGTTTTATACATGGGATAAGTTGATTCAGGCTGGTCAGAAGGCTTGGACAACCGGTAATGTTTGGGATTTCTTTAACTATGATTTTTTCCATATTTACGGTTACAGTAACCTCGACCATACGTGGGGTGGGGAAAATATTAAGCAGGTTATTAAGTTCTTTACGGGTGTGGATGAGAATGGTGATTTGTCTGTTGGGAGTTTTTTACTCCTTTTAGTTTCAGTTATTCCTATTGGTCGATTGGGAACGCTTGCAGGTAAATTACTCACCAAAAGCTCAGTACTTATGAAGTATTGGCGTAAAATTCAAGAACCTGTGACTGGGCTTCTCAGAAAATTGGGTATTTTTACAAAGGATCCTGTTGAGGCTTTTTTGGGTGTTTCTTCGAAGTTGAGTTCTTTGTTGGATCCTAGTTTGGGTTTGATTCCAGCGTGTTTGGAGTTGGTTGCGGGGATTTCTGGCAAAGAAGTGTTGAGGAAAATTATTGAGAGTTCTGTTTATAAGCGTTTGTTTGGTTATGATACTGTGAAGTCTGTTACAACTATTTTTAATCCGAATAGTTGGAATCCAAATAATATTAAGAAGGCTTGGAATGAAACCATAGAATCTGTTGTTAGTAATGCTAAGTGGTTGGGCAGTACGGTGAAGGATATTGGTAAGAAGCTAATTGTCGAGGGAAAGAAACTAATTCCTAATGCAGTGAAAGTGGCAACCAAAAAAGTTGTTAATAAAGTTAAGAATACAGTTAACACAGTCAAGAAGATTGTGAAAAACACAGCTAAAACTGTTAAGAACACTGCTGTTAAAATTGTTAAAACAGCTAAAAAGGCAGTAAAAACCGTTAAAAAAGTGGTTAAAAAAACTGTGAAAACCGTTAAAAAGGCTGCTAAGAAAGTAGTGAGAACCGTTAAAAAAGTGGTTAAAAAAACTGTTAGAGTTGTTAAGAAAGTTGCAAAAAAAGTAGTTAAAACAGTAAAAAACACGGTAAAAAAAGCTGTTAATGCTGTGAAAAATGTAGGCAAAACTGTTGGAAAAATCTTAAAATGGTGGTAA
- a CDS encoding RDD family protein, translated as MISRKTVGVFAGILTFIGVMVLFAIGIQTLWPNYEPSDHPFDRLIVLTVSTVLASFVYNLIKGEEPEEPKEVKTYSNKEISRRLAESRGEVSSVSVPDQEPVQEAGGLERENAETTTSGLFNEKNFKYVENSGKEIVNEIEVPPALHDENTPEKHFKEETRKPLDMEVPSKPVNSYSHVKSHSEPSNDHEPLHTSYNRLQTSSKPVYCPACHKANIEGALYCAECGTELVEYATLLNRFLAFLVDFIVLGVFSFGLLIITIMVIPNSDTTNSDLSTMVWLVLSLFASFIYFVLFQIEGQTIGKMAIGIEVVTDSPHEKIGLLKSFLRTILLVVDLMPYLLPGLGALIVMAISDKNQRIGDMAAKTVVIKK; from the coding sequence ATGATTTCAAGAAAGACTGTGGGAGTTTTTGCAGGAATTTTAACCTTTATAGGGGTAATGGTGCTTTTTGCCATAGGTATTCAAACTTTATGGCCTAATTATGAGCCAAGTGACCATCCATTTGATAGATTAATTGTTTTAACTGTTTCAACTGTACTGGCATCATTCGTTTACAACTTAATAAAGGGAGAAGAACCAGAAGAGCCAAAAGAGGTTAAAACTTATTCAAACAAGGAAATCAGCAGAAGACTTGCAGAAAGTAGGGGAGAAGTTTCATCGGTATCTGTGCCTGATCAGGAACCAGTTCAGGAAGCAGGGGGCCTTGAAAGAGAAAATGCTGAAACTACAACTTCAGGACTTTTCAACGAAAAGAACTTCAAATACGTGGAAAATTCAGGTAAAGAAATTGTTAATGAAATTGAAGTGCCACCTGCATTACATGATGAAAATACCCCTGAAAAACATTTTAAAGAAGAAACAAGAAAACCACTGGACATGGAAGTACCTTCAAAACCTGTAAACTCTTACTCCCATGTAAAATCTCACTCTGAACCTTCAAATGATCATGAACCGTTACATACAAGTTACAACCGTCTTCAGACATCTTCAAAACCTGTGTACTGTCCGGCATGTCACAAAGCGAACATTGAAGGTGCACTCTACTGTGCAGAGTGTGGAACAGAGTTGGTTGAGTACGCAACACTTCTAAACAGGTTTCTGGCGTTTCTGGTGGATTTCATAGTCCTGGGGGTCTTCAGTTTTGGATTGCTGATAATCACCATAATGGTGATTCCAAATTCAGACACAACCAACTCTGATCTATCCACGATGGTATGGTTGGTTCTGAGTTTGTTTGCTTCATTCATCTACTTCGTACTCTTTCAGATAGAAGGTCAGACAATTGGTAAAATGGCCATTGGAATAGAGGTTGTAACAGATTCTCCCCATGAGAAGATAGGATTGCTTAAAAGTTTCCTGAGAACCATACTCTTGGTGGTGGATCTGATGCCCTACCTCTTACCAGGCTTAGGTGCCCTTATTGTAATGGCAATATCTGACAAAAACCAGAGAATCGGTGATATGGCAGCCAAAACAGTTGTAATTAAAAAATAA
- a CDS encoding cupin domain-containing protein yields MLIKDITKSEYFKAMDETFLTELLHPRNEGIDMGCSIAHAVLGPGKKSLPHMLKKSVEVYIILQGSGVMHINEEECVVEPGQAVYIPPEAVQWIENVSGEDLKFLCVVSPPWSEDDEELCL; encoded by the coding sequence ATGCTTATAAAAGACATCACAAAATCAGAATACTTCAAAGCAATGGATGAAACATTCTTAACTGAGCTTTTGCACCCTAGAAATGAGGGCATTGATATGGGGTGCAGCATAGCCCATGCAGTTTTAGGTCCTGGGAAAAAATCACTACCCCACATGCTCAAAAAGTCCGTTGAGGTTTACATCATACTTCAGGGCAGCGGCGTGATGCACATCAATGAGGAGGAGTGTGTGGTTGAACCAGGACAGGCTGTTTACATTCCCCCAGAAGCTGTGCAGTGGATTGAAAATGTTTCAGGGGAAGATTTGAAGTTCCTATGTGTTGTGAGTCCTCCGTGGAGTGAGGATGATGAGGAACTCTGTCTTTGA
- a CDS encoding ArsA family ATPase, whose product MAFKDLFKFNKGKTTFVFIGGKGGVGKTTISAATALWCARQGQKTLIISTDPAHSLTDSFEKNIGHNPTPIAENLEALEIDPEIAMKDYQAKMKEQQALNPGMDMGMMQDQMDMASMSPGIDEAAAFDKFLQYMMTDEYDMVIFDTAPTGHTLRFLSFPEMMDSWVGKMIKVRRQIGSMAKAFKNIMPFMGDEEEEDKAMEDLEATKKQIREARGIMADPERTTFKTVVIPEEMSIYESERAVEALHKFNINTDGVIVNQIQPEEADCDFCKARRQIQEQRLKTIQEKFGDQVIAEIPLMSHEVKGMDQLKEIGNILYGEDAEEGKGPIALN is encoded by the coding sequence ATGGCATTTAAAGACCTTTTCAAGTTCAACAAAGGAAAAACAACATTTGTATTCATAGGTGGTAAAGGAGGAGTCGGTAAAACAACCATCTCCGCAGCAACAGCACTCTGGTGTGCAAGACAAGGACAAAAAACTCTGATCATATCCACAGACCCTGCTCACTCTCTCACAGACTCGTTCGAAAAGAACATTGGTCACAACCCAACACCAATAGCTGAAAACCTTGAAGCATTGGAAATAGACCCTGAAATTGCTATGAAGGATTATCAGGCAAAGATGAAGGAACAACAGGCACTTAACCCTGGAATGGACATGGGTATGATGCAGGACCAGATGGACATGGCTTCAATGTCCCCTGGAATAGATGAGGCAGCTGCATTCGACAAGTTCCTCCAGTACATGATGACCGATGAGTACGACATGGTCATATTTGACACAGCACCAACAGGACACACCCTCAGATTCCTTTCCTTCCCTGAAATGATGGATTCATGGGTTGGAAAGATGATAAAAGTTCGAAGACAGATTGGAAGTATGGCAAAAGCCTTCAAAAACATCATGCCATTCATGGGTGATGAAGAGGAAGAGGACAAGGCAATGGAGGACCTTGAAGCAACCAAAAAACAGATCAGGGAAGCAAGGGGAATTATGGCAGACCCTGAGAGAACAACCTTCAAAACCGTTGTCATACCAGAGGAAATGTCCATCTACGAATCTGAAAGGGCTGTTGAGGCACTTCACAAGTTCAACATCAACACCGATGGTGTTATAGTCAACCAGATCCAGCCGGAGGAAGCTGACTGTGACTTCTGTAAAGCCAGGAGACAGATCCAGGAACAGCGCCTGAAAACCATACAGGAAAAATTCGGCGACCAGGTCATAGCCGAAATACCACTCATGAGCCACGAGGTTAAGGGAATGGACCAGCTCAAGGAGATTGGAAACATCCTCTACGGTGAAGATGCTGAAGAGGGTAAAGGACCTATAGCACTTAACTGA
- a CDS encoding NAD+ synthase: MHGENRGIPPINEEKTVETICNFLKDRLRQSKTEGVVIGLSGGLDSSTTAYLCERAFGRDNILGLVMPSETTSKEDVKDAVKVAEALGIEYETVEVDDLISPFKDLCIHSGEGYNAALAGANLKARMRMLILYYHANAMKRLVVGTGNRTELLVGYFTKYGDGGVDVLPIGDLYKNHVRALASHLKVPVEIIEKAPTAGLWAGQTDEDELGMKYETLDNLLYLLVDEKMEDQEIADELEIPVEEVLRIGGMVLAAEHKLKPAPIALVR; the protein is encoded by the coding sequence ATGCACGGAGAAAACAGAGGTATCCCTCCTATAAATGAAGAAAAAACCGTAGAAACAATTTGCAACTTCTTGAAAGACAGATTGCGTCAATCAAAAACAGAAGGAGTTGTTATAGGTTTAAGTGGAGGCTTGGATTCATCAACAACAGCTTACCTCTGTGAAAGGGCATTTGGAAGGGACAATATCCTTGGACTTGTAATGCCAAGTGAAACAACATCTAAAGAGGATGTTAAAGATGCAGTGAAAGTTGCAGAGGCACTGGGAATAGAATATGAAACAGTGGAAGTTGATGATTTGATCTCACCCTTCAAGGATCTCTGCATTCATTCAGGTGAGGGTTACAACGCCGCACTTGCAGGTGCCAACCTCAAGGCAAGGATGCGTATGCTCATCCTATACTACCATGCAAATGCAATGAAAAGACTCGTTGTTGGAACAGGAAACAGGACAGAGCTTCTTGTGGGCTACTTCACCAAGTACGGTGATGGAGGGGTGGACGTTCTCCCAATAGGTGACCTCTACAAAAATCATGTCCGTGCACTGGCCTCACACCTCAAGGTTCCAGTTGAAATCATAGAGAAAGCCCCAACAGCAGGACTCTGGGCTGGACAGACAGATGAAGATGAACTGGGCATGAAGTACGAGACGCTGGACAATCTTCTATACCTCTTGGTTGATGAGAAAATGGAAGACCAGGAAATTGCAGATGAACTTGAAATCCCAGTTGAAGAAGTTTTAAGGATAGGAGGAATGGTGTTGGCTGCAGAACACAAACTAAAACCTGCACCAATTGCACTTGTAAGATGA
- the cutA gene encoding divalent-cation tolerance protein CutA: MYSFVYITTSGVSESKKIAKILLKEKLVACTNIVPRIESTYLWNGEIEEDSESLLIAKTLSNKVPEVTERVKRVHSYDIPCILEFEIKSGSPDYLEWMRSELLD; this comes from the coding sequence ATGTATTCATTTGTATACATAACAACTTCTGGAGTTTCAGAATCAAAGAAAATAGCAAAAATTCTTCTGAAGGAGAAATTGGTTGCATGCACGAACATAGTTCCAAGGATAGAATCCACGTACCTTTGGAACGGGGAAATAGAAGAGGATTCAGAGTCCCTTTTAATTGCAAAGACCCTCTCAAACAAGGTTCCTGAGGTTACAGAGAGGGTTAAAAGGGTACACAGCTATGATATACCATGTATACTTGAGTTTGAAATAAAAAGTGGTTCTCCGGATTATCTGGAATGGATGAGAAGCGAGCTTTTGGACTAA